In Modestobacter versicolor, a single genomic region encodes these proteins:
- a CDS encoding ArsR/SmtB family transcription factor encodes MARAATTSDVFNAIAEPQRRRILVLLRGGERPVTEVARELGMPQPGASKHLRVLREVGLVRDRTSGRQRLYGLDARGLRPVHEWTGGFEEFWAGSFDRLDAYVQELAQEERR; translated from the coding sequence ATGGCCAGAGCAGCAACGACGTCGGACGTGTTCAACGCGATCGCCGAACCGCAGCGCCGCCGGATCCTGGTGCTGCTGCGAGGGGGCGAGCGGCCGGTGACCGAGGTGGCCCGGGAGCTGGGGATGCCGCAGCCGGGCGCCTCCAAGCACCTGCGGGTGCTCCGCGAGGTCGGGCTGGTGCGCGACCGCACATCGGGCAGGCAGCGGCTGTACGGCCTGGACGCCCGTGGGTTGCGGCCGGTGCACGAGTGGACCGGCGGGTTCGAGGAGTTCTGGGCCGGGAGCTTCGACCGGCTGGACGCGTACGTGCAGGAGCTGGCGCAGGAGGAGCGGCGATGA
- a CDS encoding SRPBCC family protein: MSATADREIVVSRVVHAPPELVFEAFTEVRHLSRWWGPDGFSTTTRSFAFRPGGEWEFVMHGPDGTDYPEWISWTEIVPPERIALLHGERPGDPDAFESVITFAPDGAATRVEMRTVFATRAQRDEAVERYSAIEGGRQTLANLATYVTEVGRTGAQG, encoded by the coding sequence ATGAGCGCGACGGCCGATCGGGAGATCGTCGTCTCGCGGGTCGTCCACGCCCCACCGGAGCTGGTGTTCGAGGCGTTCACCGAGGTGCGGCACCTGTCGCGGTGGTGGGGCCCCGACGGGTTCAGCACCACCACGCGGTCCTTCGCGTTCCGCCCCGGTGGGGAGTGGGAGTTCGTGATGCACGGACCGGACGGGACCGACTACCCCGAGTGGATCTCCTGGACCGAGATCGTCCCGCCGGAACGGATCGCGCTGCTGCACGGTGAGCGCCCCGGCGACCCGGACGCCTTCGAGTCGGTGATCACGTTCGCGCCCGACGGTGCGGCGACCCGGGTCGAGATGCGCACGGTGTTCGCCACCCGGGCGCAGCGCGACGAGGCCGTCGAGCGGTACTCGGCGATCGAGGGCGGCCGGCAGACCCTGGCCAACCTGGCCACGTACGTCACCGAGGTCGGCCGGACGGGGGCCCAGGGCTGA
- a CDS encoding dihydrofolate reductase family protein translates to MAGKVFFSVSMSLDGFIAPEPPEELMGRQWRELQAWVFPQRYFRERLHLGEGGEEGRDNDVLRETFERTGASVMGRRMFDAGEHAWPEEAPFRTPVLVVTHQERDPWERPGGTTFSFVTDGIEAALDRAREAAGDRDVRIAGGGATIGQYLDAGLVDEFSVAVSPVLFGSGVRLFDGVDAGRVALEQVRAESTARVTHLTYAVRRR, encoded by the coding sequence ATGGCCGGGAAGGTGTTCTTCAGCGTGTCGATGTCGCTGGACGGGTTCATCGCGCCCGAGCCGCCCGAGGAGCTCATGGGACGGCAGTGGCGGGAACTGCAGGCGTGGGTCTTCCCGCAGCGGTACTTCCGCGAGCGCCTCCACCTGGGCGAGGGCGGAGAAGAGGGGCGGGACAACGACGTCCTGCGGGAGACGTTCGAGCGCACCGGCGCGAGCGTGATGGGCAGGCGGATGTTCGACGCCGGTGAGCACGCGTGGCCGGAGGAGGCGCCGTTCCGCACACCGGTCCTCGTCGTCACGCACCAGGAGCGGGACCCGTGGGAGCGACCGGGCGGCACCACCTTCTCCTTCGTCACCGACGGCATCGAGGCCGCGCTCGACCGGGCCCGCGAGGCCGCCGGTGACCGGGACGTCCGGATCGCGGGCGGCGGGGCGACGATCGGGCAGTACCTGGACGCCGGCCTGGTCGACGAGTTCTCGGTCGCGGTCTCCCCGGTGCTGTTCGGCTCCGGCGTCCGCCTGTTCGACGGGGTGGACGCCGGCCGGGTGGCCTTGGAGCAGGTCCGCGCGGAGTCCACGGCGCGGGTGACCCACCTGACCTACGCCGTCCGGCGGCGGTGA
- a CDS encoding amino acid ABC transporter substrate-binding protein, with protein MRTRLPVTVALATALLLTSCGGDSDDAGGGSGSGDVLRVATEGTYAPFSFHDPDSNELTGYDVEVAQAVGDELGMEVEFSETQFDAIFAGLEADRYDVIANQIGVNPEREEKYLFSTPYTYSNGVVITRADDTSVSSLADIAGKTSAQSTTSNFAEVATEAGATIEAVEGFTQAITLLKQERVDVTVNDSLAFLEYQKTTGDQDVKVAAEIDDQSRSAFAFRQDSADLQGRVDEALESLRADGTLAEISERYFGEDVSAE; from the coding sequence GTGCGCACGCGCCTGCCCGTCACCGTTGCCCTCGCCACCGCTCTGCTGCTGACCTCCTGCGGCGGCGACTCCGACGACGCCGGGGGCGGCAGCGGCTCGGGCGACGTGCTGCGCGTCGCCACCGAGGGCACCTACGCGCCGTTCTCCTTCCACGACCCGGACAGCAACGAGCTGACCGGCTACGACGTGGAGGTGGCCCAGGCCGTCGGCGACGAGCTCGGCATGGAGGTCGAGTTCAGCGAGACGCAGTTCGACGCGATCTTCGCCGGCCTGGAGGCCGACCGGTACGACGTGATCGCCAACCAGATCGGCGTCAACCCCGAGCGCGAGGAGAAGTACCTGTTCTCCACGCCGTACACCTACTCCAACGGCGTGGTGATCACCCGCGCCGACGACACCAGCGTCAGCTCGCTGGCCGACATCGCGGGCAAGACCAGCGCGCAGTCGACGACGAGCAACTTCGCCGAGGTCGCCACCGAGGCCGGCGCGACGATCGAGGCCGTCGAGGGCTTCACGCAGGCGATCACGCTGCTCAAGCAGGAGCGGGTCGACGTCACCGTCAACGACAGCCTGGCCTTCCTGGAGTACCAGAAGACCACCGGTGACCAGGACGTGAAGGTCGCCGCCGAGATCGACGACCAGAGCCGGTCGGCCTTCGCCTTCCGGCAGGACAGCGCCGACCTGCAGGGCCGGGTGGACGAGGCCCTGGAGTCGCTGCGCGCCGACGGCACGCTGGCCGAGATCTCGGAGAGGTACTTCGGCGAGGACGTCAGCGCCGAGTGA
- a CDS encoding amino acid ABC transporter permease, whose protein sequence is MSAIDWDLVRSSLWPLGRELLRGTLPLTAVSFALGLALAVLVALMRLSGNRLIAAPARFYVSVIRGTPLLLQLFIIFFGLPSFGVTIDPWPSAIIGLSLNVGAYASEAVRGAILAVPRGQWEAAMTVGMGRVTTLRRVVLPQAARIAVPSLSNTLISLVKDTSLVSVVLVTELLRQAQVIAGQTFEYFTLYGVAAVYYWVVCLVLSFGQTRLETRLSRHVAA, encoded by the coding sequence GTGAGCGCGATCGACTGGGACCTGGTCCGCTCCAGCCTCTGGCCGCTGGGCCGGGAGCTGCTGCGCGGGACGCTGCCGCTGACGGCGGTGAGCTTCGCGCTGGGGTTGGCGCTGGCCGTGCTGGTCGCGCTGATGCGGCTGTCGGGCAACCGGCTGATCGCGGCGCCCGCCCGGTTCTACGTCTCGGTCATCCGCGGCACCCCGCTGCTGCTGCAGCTGTTCATCATCTTCTTCGGGTTGCCGTCCTTCGGCGTCACGATCGACCCGTGGCCCAGCGCGATCATCGGCCTGTCGCTCAACGTCGGGGCCTACGCGTCCGAGGCGGTGCGGGGCGCGATCCTGGCGGTGCCGCGCGGGCAGTGGGAGGCGGCGATGACGGTCGGGATGGGGCGGGTGACCACGCTGCGCCGGGTGGTGCTGCCGCAGGCCGCCCGGATCGCCGTCCCCTCGCTGAGCAACACGCTCATCTCGCTGGTCAAGGACACCTCGCTGGTCTCCGTCGTCCTGGTCACCGAGCTGCTCCGCCAGGCCCAGGTCATCGCCGGGCAGACGTTCGAGTACTTCACGCTCTACGGCGTCGCGGCCGTCTACTACTGGGTGGTGTGCCTCGTGCTGTCCTTCGGTCAGACCCGGCTGGAGACCCGGCTGTCGCGGCACGTGGCCGCATGA